The region TCGAGCGCTGCACGGCGCAGGCCAAGGACGCCGCCGAAGGCGCGACCCACGAAGAGAATCGCTCCGAGGGCGACAAGGACATGCGGGCCACGGAGGCGTCGTACGTCGCTCGCGGCCAGGCCCAGCGCGCGGCGGAGCTTCAGACCGCCATCAGCCAGCTCGCCGCCATGCCCGTGCGCACTTTCGGCGCCGGGGATCGCATCGCAGTGTCGGCCTTGGTGGAGCTCGACGGCGAGCGCACGTACTTCCTGGTCACCGCCGGCGGTGGCGAGCGCGTCGCGGGCGTGACCACCCTCGCGACCCAGAGCCCCCTGGGCCGCG is a window of Polyangiaceae bacterium DNA encoding:
- a CDS encoding GreA/GreB family elongation factor; translation: MDKRALITELSARLAAELERCTAQAKDAAEGATHEENRSEGDKDMRATEASYVARGQAQRAAELQTAISQLAAMPVRTFGAGDRIAVSALVELDGERTYFLVTAGGGERVAGVTTLATQSPLGRALLGLEVGDEAEVTTPQGTKSHEITDVR